A genome region from Ctenopharyngodon idella isolate HZGC_01 chromosome 5, HZGC01, whole genome shotgun sequence includes the following:
- the LOC127512151 gene encoding TNF receptor-associated factor 2 — protein MAAQEPSPPSSMENNKPGFPKKILANKLEDKHLCNCCQNILRRPFQAQCGHRFCSYCFNRTVGSGPQKCNACIKEDIFEEPTSILKQGCAFPDNAARREVENLPAVCINEGCAWKGSIKDYELSHEGKCEFMILSCPLCKELIRFNEQERHNERECPERTLNCKYCKEPFHFKNIKAHDEICPKYPMICEGCAKKKIPREKYVDHIKFCSKFRTPCRYHVVGCDMLVEKEKIHDHERACAHEHLNLLLHYIMGMKVSLEGLQPQSLELAGHKAHELHQALRDLEARVSQLSTIPGPTGPPVQGVPSASSSASSSSASAVAPPPLPPAAATLPTSFTPLPSSVGAALELQLHSEKTKVADLGRRCQDLEVKAGTFEDVVCVLNREVERFATTMEASNRQHRLDQDKIEALSNKVRQLERQVGVKDLTVAEMEGRLREMSATTFDGVFIWRISDFTKKRQDAIAGRAPAMFSPAFYTSKYGYKMCLRIYLNGDGTGRGTHLSLFFVVMRGMSDALLKWPFNQKVTLMLLDQSNREHIIDAFRPDITSSSFQRPVSEMNIASGCPLFCPLSKLEGKNSYIRDDTIFIKAIVDLTGL, from the exons ATGGCTGCTCAAGAACCCTCTCCCCCGTCCTCCATGGAGAACAACAAGCCAGGGTTCCCAAAGAAGATTCTGGCCAACAAACTTGAAGACAAACATTTATGCAACTGCTGTCAGAACATTTTGAGAAGACCGTTCCAAGCTCAGTGCGGTCATCGCTTTTGTTCTTACTGCTTCAACCGGACTGTTGG ATCTGGACCACAGAAATGTAACGCCTGTATCAAGGAGGACATCTTCGAAGAGCCCACGTCAATTCTCAAACAAGGCTGC GCGTTTCCCGACAATGCTGCCAGAAGAGAAGTTGAAAATCTTCCAGCTGTGTGCATCAACGAGGGCTGCGCCTGGAAAGGCAgcattaaagattatgag TTGAGCCATGAGGGGAAATGTGAGTTCATGATTCTGTCCTGTCCCTTGTGCAAAGAGCTCATTAGATTTAACGAACAGGAACGTCATAATGAACGCGAGTGTCCTGAGAGAACGCTCAACTGCAAATACTGTAAAGAACCATTTCACTTCAAAAACATCAAG GCCCATGATGAGATCTGTCCCAAATATCCTATGATTTGTGAAGGATGCGCGAAGAAGAAAATCCCCAGGGAAAAG TATGTTGACCACATCAAGTTCTGCAGCAAATTCAGGACTCCGTGCAGATATCATGTGGTTGGCTGTGACATGTTA GTGGAGAAGGAGAAGATCCACGATCACGAGCGTGCCTGTGCTCACGAACATCTGAACCTGCTGTTGCATTACATCATGGGCATGAAGGTCAGTCTGGAGGGCCTACAGCCACAAAGTCTGGAGCTGGCCGGTCACAAAGCGCATGAGCTTCACCAGGCGCTCCGAGACCTGGAAGCCAGAGTCAGTCAGCTGAGCACCATCCCCGGCCCGACCGGACCTCCCGTGCAGGGGGTCCCCTCCGCTTCATCCTCCGCCTCGTCCTCCTCCGCATCCGCCGTCGCGCCGCCGCCTCTTCCACCGGCCGCCGCCACTCTGCCCACGTCCTTCACGCCTCTGCCCAGCTCGGTCGGCGCCGCCCTGGAACTACAACTCCACAGCGAGAAGACCAAGGTGGCAGATCTGGGCCGCCGCTGCCAGGACCTGGAGGTGAAGGCGGGGACGTTCGAAGACGTGGTGTGCGTGCTAAATCGAGAAGTAGAGCGCTTCGCAACCACCATGGAGGCCAGCAACCGCCAGCACAGACTCGATCAGGACAAAATCGAGGCTCTTAGCAACAAG GTTCGTCAGCTGGAGCGGCAGGTGGGCGTTAAAGACCTGACTGTTGCTGAAATGGAGGGCAGACTACGGGAGATGTCCGCAACCACATTTGATGGCGTCTTTATCTGGCGGATATCAGATTTCACTAAAAAGAGACAAGATGCCATTGCTGGACGGGCGCCTGCCATGTTTTCACCTG CATTTTACACAAGCAAGTACGGCTATAAGATGTGCCTGCGTATTTACCTGAACGGGGACGGGACGGGTCGTGGAACTCACCTCTCGCTGTTTTTCGTGGTCATGAGAGGAATGAGCGACGCGCTGCTCAAATGGCCTTTCAACCAGAAG GTCACACTGATGCTGCTGGACCAGAGTAACAGAGAGCACATCATTGATGCTTTCCGTCCCGACATCACTTCCTCCTCATTCCAGAGGCCTGTAAGCGAGATGAACATCGCCAGCGGCTGCCCACTTTTCTGTCCGCTGTCCAAGCTGGAGGGCAAGAACTCGTACATACGTGACGACACCATCTTCATCAAAGCCATCGTGGACCTCACTGGCCTTTAG